In Granulicella tundricola MP5ACTX9, a single genomic region encodes these proteins:
- a CDS encoding Ig-like domain repeat protein — MLAIAASIGTTALGQSFTPPAAATFSSTMPYSDLVQSQALATDSSGDIFFSRPASGILAEKPASGGAEIILYTAPSGSGGYPKGVAANDTYAYLTDYSGHLWQVPIGGGTATDILSTCGSIDNGYLGTQDVATDGLGNVFVAGNNETTLFKITQAGACSTVGGITLDANSHVAADAAGDLAYSTAGVLYSMPAGATASVAVPGTFNTIIGLRSDASGDVFVTTYSGIIEVPFISGTLDGTRAFTVLTASSQNDVAVSPNGVLLTTDGTNIFRNVLGAIRYGSTAVGIKSSVQTVSVIFNSAQVLTGIRYAAGTGSSTEIVSAGSGSCAIGQSYVAGSSCTLDLTFTPQSIGARNGAVVLSSAAGVIGTVAVAGQGSGAGLVLDPGTQTNVGSAWQSPSGIAVGASGELLVADKTAGTVSYFAPGSTTAVVIASGLTQPTAVALASDGTAYIETATGTVIQVPYNGTAYAAPAAIATGLKSPGAIAIGPGGSLYVANSGAGTVVRYPNQSGTRNFSASSIVGSGFKAPAGIAFDASGSLYVADSTAGSISKITGTTASVIAAGLTSPNAVAVDDSGSLYVLSAGSATILRIPFTGGSYGSNSATSLGVGLTSLASFAADSAGNLYVADSGAPAVAAIRRTAGLLNLGRINVGSSSSAQSLSLSNDGDLSLALGSPLFTTSGNTTDFAVSTSSANACASGGTLVTGATCAVSGIFTPTAVGTRTETLTFNTQATNATAIAGAFTGTGINLPKTTLSLTINPSGTVPYGTTVTATAVVGAPAGSTSAPTGSVTFLVNGTTYKVVTLVNGTASASITGLAAGNNTIDASYSGDATYAASSGVTQSIVVTLAPTTTTFTSSITSATPVAPGTSVTLTATVLASVTGAKPTGTVNFVSNGTTLVSAVVNSSTGVATVTTTALPAGVYAIAAVYGGDSGFAPSTSAAISVAIRVQQFDIGNAPSALNVSAPGSVTTSFSIIPIGGYVGGVDIACSGLPANTQCTFLPATLAFSGTATPQTVQLIITTYTPAPTTVAWVMPFGMLLMIGMARRRKALGVMRSFGTLALLLSIGTALLAINGCAGTSSPTPKGTSNVTVTLTGTPNGSTTIPANGTGNIVKTISLTLTVQ, encoded by the coding sequence ATGCTTGCCATCGCAGCGAGCATCGGTACCACAGCGCTGGGGCAGAGTTTCACACCGCCAGCAGCCGCAACCTTCTCCAGTACCATGCCGTACAGCGATCTGGTGCAATCACAGGCTCTCGCCACCGACTCCAGCGGCGACATCTTCTTCTCTCGTCCGGCTTCCGGCATCCTCGCGGAGAAACCCGCAAGCGGCGGGGCGGAGATCATCCTCTACACTGCACCCTCCGGTAGCGGTGGATATCCCAAAGGCGTGGCGGCAAACGATACCTATGCCTATTTGACGGACTACTCAGGACACCTATGGCAGGTGCCCATCGGCGGCGGCACGGCCACGGATATCCTCAGCACATGTGGCTCCATCGATAACGGCTACCTCGGTACACAGGATGTCGCCACCGACGGCCTCGGCAATGTCTTCGTAGCAGGCAACAATGAGACGACGCTCTTCAAAATCACGCAGGCCGGCGCATGTTCCACTGTCGGTGGCATTACGCTGGATGCCAACTCACACGTGGCTGCCGACGCAGCAGGAGACCTGGCCTACTCGACCGCCGGCGTGCTCTATAGTATGCCTGCCGGTGCAACGGCATCCGTGGCTGTCCCAGGCACGTTCAACACCATCATCGGCCTTCGTTCCGACGCATCAGGCGACGTCTTCGTCACAACCTACAGCGGCATCATCGAAGTACCCTTCATCAGCGGAACGCTCGACGGCACCCGAGCCTTCACGGTTCTTACAGCAAGCTCCCAGAACGATGTGGCTGTCTCGCCAAACGGCGTGCTCCTCACAACCGACGGCACCAATATCTTCAGGAACGTGCTCGGTGCGATCCGATACGGATCAACCGCAGTGGGGATCAAATCATCGGTGCAGACGGTCTCCGTGATCTTCAACAGCGCACAGGTATTGACCGGCATCCGCTACGCGGCGGGTACGGGATCATCGACCGAGATCGTCAGTGCAGGCAGTGGAAGCTGCGCGATCGGTCAAAGCTACGTCGCAGGCTCGTCCTGCACGCTGGACCTCACGTTCACGCCGCAGTCGATCGGTGCACGGAACGGCGCGGTCGTTCTATCGTCAGCGGCTGGCGTCATCGGCACGGTTGCTGTGGCGGGACAGGGCTCCGGGGCAGGCCTCGTGCTCGATCCCGGGACACAGACAAACGTGGGCAGCGCATGGCAGTCACCCTCCGGCATTGCCGTTGGTGCTAGCGGGGAGTTGCTCGTGGCAGACAAGACCGCAGGCACTGTTTCGTACTTCGCGCCGGGCAGCACCACCGCGGTTGTGATTGCCTCCGGTCTGACGCAGCCCACCGCCGTGGCCCTGGCATCGGACGGTACAGCTTACATTGAAACCGCCACGGGCACAGTGATACAGGTTCCTTACAACGGCACCGCGTACGCCGCACCGGCAGCCATCGCAACCGGGCTCAAATCGCCGGGGGCAATCGCGATTGGACCCGGCGGAAGCCTTTACGTTGCCAACTCCGGCGCAGGTACAGTCGTCCGCTATCCGAACCAAAGCGGCACTCGTAACTTCTCAGCGTCCAGCATCGTGGGCAGTGGCTTCAAAGCGCCTGCGGGCATAGCCTTCGACGCAAGCGGCAGCCTCTACGTGGCAGACTCCACGGCGGGCAGCATCTCCAAAATCACCGGCACGACTGCGAGCGTCATAGCCGCAGGTCTTACATCTCCGAATGCAGTTGCTGTGGACGATTCCGGCAGCCTGTACGTTCTTTCAGCAGGCTCGGCGACCATCCTTCGCATTCCCTTTACCGGCGGTAGCTATGGCAGCAACAGCGCCACGTCGCTTGGCGTGGGGCTGACGTCGCTTGCCTCCTTCGCTGCGGATAGTGCGGGCAATCTCTATGTTGCGGACTCGGGTGCGCCTGCTGTGGCTGCCATCCGCCGCACAGCTGGTTTGCTGAACCTTGGCAGGATCAACGTCGGCTCCTCAAGCTCTGCACAAAGCCTCAGCCTCAGCAATGACGGAGACCTCTCGCTCGCACTCGGCTCCCCACTGTTTACTACCTCAGGCAACACCACCGACTTCGCGGTCAGCACCTCCTCCGCTAACGCCTGTGCTAGCGGGGGCACGCTTGTTACCGGAGCCACCTGCGCCGTCTCTGGGATCTTCACCCCAACTGCCGTCGGGACGCGCACTGAGACATTGACCTTCAACACGCAGGCGACAAACGCCACTGCCATCGCGGGCGCGTTCACCGGGACCGGCATCAACCTTCCGAAAACGACTCTTAGCCTCACGATCAACCCTTCCGGGACAGTGCCCTACGGAACCACGGTGACCGCAACAGCGGTTGTCGGCGCTCCCGCAGGCTCCACCAGTGCACCCACCGGATCAGTGACATTTCTTGTGAACGGTACAACGTACAAGGTGGTGACACTGGTCAATGGCACAGCCTCTGCATCGATCACCGGCCTGGCTGCGGGAAACAATACGATCGACGCCAGTTACAGCGGAGATGCCACGTACGCTGCAAGTTCGGGCGTGACGCAGAGCATCGTGGTAACGCTGGCACCCACTACAACTACCTTCACCAGCAGCATCACGAGCGCGACCCCAGTGGCACCTGGCACCAGCGTCACGCTGACCGCCACGGTTCTCGCCAGCGTGACCGGTGCGAAGCCCACAGGCACGGTGAACTTTGTGAGCAACGGCACAACGCTGGTATCGGCGGTCGTCAACTCCTCCACCGGTGTGGCTACGGTCACGACCACAGCACTTCCCGCCGGTGTGTATGCGATCGCCGCAGTCTATGGCGGCGATTCAGGATTCGCTCCCTCAACCTCCGCCGCCATCAGCGTCGCCATCCGGGTGCAGCAGTTCGATATCGGCAACGCGCCGTCGGCACTGAATGTCTCTGCACCCGGGTCGGTCACGACCAGCTTCAGCATCATTCCCATCGGTGGTTATGTGGGTGGGGTCGATATCGCCTGCTCGGGCCTGCCCGCGAACACCCAATGCACCTTCCTGCCAGCAACGTTAGCATTCAGTGGCACTGCCACCCCGCAAACCGTTCAACTGATCATCACAACCTATACTCCTGCGCCAACCACAGTCGCATGGGTGATGCCTTTCGGTATGCTCCTGATGATTGGCATGGCGCGCAGACGCAAGGCACTCGGTGTGATGCGCTCTTTCGGGACCCTAGCCCTATTGCTAAGCATCGGCACTGCACTGCTCGCAATCAATGGCTGTGCAGGCACCTCCAGCCCGACACCCAAAGGCACATCCAACGTTACGGTCACTCTTACCGGTACTCCAAACGGCTCCACGACTATCCCTGCGAACGGGACGGGGAACATCGTGAAAACTATAAGCCTCACCCTTACCGTGCAATAA
- a CDS encoding family 16 glycosylhydrolase: MLVRAGAQQTSGWKLVWSDEFNGAAGAPPDAANWKFQTGPGAAIAGNEEAEMYCARDSSAPCRADQPNAYLDGKGHLILVAIRTDATVTVGAKKASSPVYTSARMVSVPSFLYGRLEASIRIPAAGKGIWPAFWALGQEVGGVHWPAVGEIDVMEQWNPLPGTPEKIDGVTIHGAVHGPLAPGSKTGFLDQSADYIFPANPAAGLHQFAVDWTPGAVDFYVDGYLYHRTSVGSLTGKEQWEQDRGPFSLLLNLAMGGGFFGYPDASTGATPTMVVDYVRVYQRQEKALATGWSNADIGGPAEAGSAVLRDGVYTVAGGGAGISGRFDQFQFAYKPMAADGEVTAHVIDQSSKVAQAKAGVMLREGRGAASPYAMAFVSPDGSVHFRFRTARGEVPGEVLYKGPATWLKVGRLGDVFTGYASTDGKKWDAIGNAKLALKHDLIAGLIATSRDNKADNSVRFDYVDVTRTDAAFDGEAAPLPGVVQAERFDAGGAGYTYSAEFGDGGPRIEEMADAAGTENSARGYSLKELKAGRYINYSVEVAKDGDYVINVRTASAGAGGTLHFNLDQKPLSKPFSLPATGGNDTWQEVKSPIVHLSAGRHTLALVTDSAGASGVMANIDLFSVRPQ; the protein is encoded by the coding sequence TTGCTGGTTCGTGCCGGGGCGCAGCAGACCTCTGGGTGGAAGCTTGTCTGGAGCGACGAATTCAATGGCGCGGCGGGCGCTCCGCCGGATGCAGCGAACTGGAAGTTTCAAACCGGACCTGGAGCGGCAATTGCGGGCAATGAAGAGGCGGAGATGTACTGCGCGCGAGACTCCTCCGCGCCGTGCAGGGCCGATCAGCCGAACGCTTATCTGGATGGAAAGGGGCACCTGATTCTGGTGGCTATCCGCACCGACGCGACCGTTACTGTCGGCGCCAAGAAGGCCTCTTCCCCGGTCTACACTTCTGCCCGCATGGTCAGCGTGCCGAGCTTCCTTTATGGACGTCTTGAGGCCAGCATCCGTATCCCGGCGGCAGGCAAAGGGATCTGGCCGGCGTTCTGGGCGCTGGGCCAGGAGGTTGGCGGTGTTCACTGGCCGGCGGTGGGCGAGATCGATGTGATGGAACAGTGGAACCCTCTGCCCGGCACACCAGAGAAGATTGACGGGGTGACGATCCACGGCGCAGTGCATGGGCCGCTCGCGCCTGGATCAAAGACTGGCTTTCTGGATCAAAGCGCGGACTATATCTTTCCTGCGAATCCCGCTGCCGGTCTGCACCAGTTTGCCGTGGATTGGACGCCTGGCGCGGTCGACTTCTATGTGGACGGCTACCTTTATCACCGAACCTCGGTCGGCTCACTGACGGGCAAGGAGCAGTGGGAGCAGGATCGCGGTCCCTTCTCGCTTCTGCTCAACCTGGCGATGGGGGGCGGGTTCTTCGGCTACCCAGACGCAAGCACAGGTGCGACCCCGACGATGGTCGTCGATTATGTACGGGTGTATCAGCGGCAGGAGAAGGCACTTGCGACGGGTTGGTCGAACGCAGATATCGGCGGCCCGGCGGAGGCGGGTTCGGCAGTTCTACGCGACGGGGTTTACACGGTGGCGGGAGGCGGGGCCGGTATCTCAGGACGCTTCGATCAGTTTCAGTTTGCGTACAAGCCCATGGCAGCCGACGGCGAGGTGACCGCGCATGTGATCGACCAGTCGTCCAAAGTCGCCCAGGCGAAGGCTGGGGTGATGCTGCGCGAGGGCCGGGGTGCGGCGTCGCCCTATGCGATGGCGTTTGTGTCGCCGGATGGGAGTGTTCATTTCCGCTTCCGCACGGCCCGCGGCGAGGTCCCGGGCGAGGTGCTCTATAAAGGACCGGCCACTTGGCTCAAGGTGGGGCGGCTGGGCGACGTCTTCACCGGCTACGCCTCAACTGATGGGAAGAAATGGGACGCGATCGGCAATGCGAAGCTGGCGTTGAAGCATGACCTGATCGCGGGTCTCATTGCCACCTCACGGGATAACAAGGCGGATAACTCTGTGCGATTCGACTATGTGGACGTGACGCGCACGGACGCGGCGTTCGATGGCGAAGCGGCTCCGCTGCCTGGCGTGGTGCAGGCAGAACGGTTCGACGCAGGCGGCGCCGGCTACACGTATAGCGCGGAGTTCGGGGACGGGGGGCCGCGGATCGAGGAGATGGCCGATGCAGCAGGGACAGAGAACAGCGCCCGTGGATACTCGCTGAAAGAGCTGAAGGCTGGACGTTATATCAATTACTCCGTCGAGGTGGCGAAGGATGGCGATTATGTGATCAACGTGCGGACGGCTTCCGCAGGCGCAGGCGGTACGCTGCACTTCAACCTGGACCAGAAGCCTTTGTCGAAGCCATTTTCCCTGCCCGCAACGGGTGGGAACGATACATGGCAAGAGGTCAAGTCGCCCATCGTCCATCTGAGCGCCGGCCGGCACACGCTGGCACTCGTGACGGACTCCGCCGGGGCCTCTGGCGTCATGGCCAACATCGATCTTTTTTCGGTACGTCCGCAATGA
- a CDS encoding ISL3 family transposase — translation MVRGTLLPSTSEVELVCLRPRTGLIEVELRTSRPFSCCPVCGTASRRVHSRYLRRLGDLPWEGIPVSILLQTRKFFCVVETCRRRIFTEPLSGTVLRYSRRTLRSCEALDWITVMIGGQAGARLARRLGLLVSGSTLLRQLRCRARCAPVVAPRVLGIDDWAWRKGHRYGTILCDLESRRVIDLLPDREAGTVAEWLREHPGSEIVSRDRGGIYAQATRLAAPGAVQVADRWHLLRNLSEALKNALSPHHRLLTQAARSSMGEVPGVVTSPQPSVPPWELRASLRNRERRFSRYEEVHRLGQTGASHAAIGRQLGLDHRTVRKFLRTETFPEAQRSPRPGIVDPYAEYLDRRLEQGCRNVSRLWRELRERGFTGQLNIVRRWLRCRRGYQPTSAAAAPHRAAPRISVRQTVWHILKETPSAQTYLEQVYQASPEVSVAAKLAKEFFRLITQRDLPALTPWFEAAKTTALAGFASHLTRDRDAVEAALKLPWSQGQVEGHVHRLKLIKRQMYGRAGFDLLRLRVLHTA, via the coding sequence ATGGTTCGAGGGACGCTGCTACCGAGCACTTCTGAAGTTGAATTGGTTTGTTTGCGGCCCAGGACTGGGTTGATTGAGGTTGAGCTTCGAACCTCTCGCCCTTTCTCTTGCTGCCCTGTCTGCGGTACGGCTTCGCGGCGGGTTCACAGCCGGTATCTACGCAGGCTGGGCGATCTGCCGTGGGAAGGTATTCCGGTCTCGATCCTGCTTCAGACCCGCAAGTTCTTCTGTGTTGTCGAGACTTGCCGCCGGCGCATTTTTACCGAACCGCTTTCCGGCACCGTGCTCCGCTATAGTCGGCGGACGCTGCGTTCTTGTGAAGCTCTGGACTGGATCACGGTTATGATCGGCGGTCAGGCCGGAGCTCGGCTGGCCCGTCGTCTCGGCCTGCTGGTCAGTGGCTCCACCTTACTGCGGCAGCTTCGTTGCCGCGCCCGATGTGCGCCGGTCGTGGCTCCGCGTGTACTCGGTATCGATGACTGGGCGTGGCGAAAAGGCCATCGCTACGGCACTATCCTGTGCGATCTGGAGAGCCGTAGGGTGATCGATCTGCTGCCGGACCGGGAGGCTGGAACTGTCGCTGAGTGGCTTCGGGAGCATCCTGGCAGTGAGATCGTGAGCCGGGACCGAGGCGGTATTTACGCTCAAGCCACACGGTTGGCCGCGCCTGGAGCCGTACAGGTGGCGGATCGCTGGCACCTGTTGCGGAACCTGAGCGAAGCACTGAAAAACGCGCTCAGTCCGCATCATCGACTGCTCACACAAGCAGCGAGAAGCAGCATGGGGGAGGTTCCAGGCGTCGTCACATCTCCGCAACCTTCGGTTCCGCCGTGGGAGTTACGGGCCAGCCTCCGCAACCGGGAGCGTCGCTTCAGCCGCTACGAAGAGGTGCATCGGCTGGGCCAGACAGGAGCGTCCCATGCTGCGATCGGCCGACAGCTGGGACTCGATCATCGCACCGTACGCAAGTTCCTCAGAACCGAGACGTTCCCCGAAGCGCAACGGAGCCCACGTCCAGGCATCGTCGATCCTTATGCCGAGTACCTCGACCGACGGCTTGAGCAGGGCTGCAGGAACGTGTCCCGGCTGTGGCGCGAACTGCGGGAACGAGGCTTCACGGGTCAACTTAACATCGTGAGACGCTGGCTTCGCTGCCGGCGTGGCTATCAACCGACCTCGGCAGCAGCCGCTCCACACAGAGCTGCACCACGTATCTCAGTCCGGCAGACGGTCTGGCACATCCTGAAGGAAACGCCCTCCGCTCAGACTTATCTTGAACAGGTCTACCAGGCTTCACCCGAGGTGTCTGTCGCGGCCAAGCTGGCCAAGGAGTTCTTCCGACTCATCACGCAGCGAGATCTTCCAGCCCTCACACCGTGGTTCGAGGCTGCGAAGACAACGGCACTGGCCGGCTTCGCCAGCCACCTGACCAGAGATCGAGATGCGGTTGAAGCGGCTCTCAAGCTCCCGTGGAGCCAGGGCCAGGTGGAAGGCCACGTCCATCGGCTCAAGCTCATCAAGCGCCAGATGTATGGCAGAGCCGGCTTCGACCTGCTCAGACTCAGAGTGCTTCACACCGCCTGA
- a CDS encoding sugar-binding domain-containing protein, producing MAATAQRGASAWAKGREAVARTTLPLNRKWRYKPARVEGAHLVTFNDAAFEPVVIPHTNVTLPWHSLDEKDYAIISTYCRRFRTSAAAKGKRVFVDFEGAIPLRRCGSNGVSLGEYKGGSTPFSFDLTEHLHHDGENVLVVQLDSTERPDIPTFGYEIDYLTFGGLSRSISADCLTDMYRQHLRAAKRRAERYANGGCRCLPGGQIRRRSDD from the coding sequence ATGGCTGCAACGGCACAGCGAGGCGCGTCTGCGTGGGCGAAGGGGAGAGAGGCTGTAGCAAGGACGACGCTCCCGCTGAATCGGAAGTGGCGGTATAAGCCGGCCAGGGTCGAGGGGGCGCATCTGGTGACATTCAACGATGCTGCCTTCGAGCCGGTGGTCATTCCACACACGAACGTGACGCTCCCGTGGCACAGCTTGGACGAGAAGGACTATGCGATTATCTCGACGTATTGCCGCCGGTTCCGTACATCCGCCGCGGCGAAGGGCAAACGGGTCTTCGTGGATTTCGAAGGAGCAATACCGCTTCGACGGTGTGGATCAAATGGCGTATCGCTCGGCGAGTACAAGGGTGGATCCACGCCGTTCTCATTCGACCTCACGGAGCATCTGCATCACGATGGTGAGAACGTGCTGGTGGTGCAACTCGATTCAACAGAGCGGCCTGATATCCCTACATTTGGATACGAGATCGATTACCTGACGTTTGGTGGTCTATCGAGAAGTATCTCTGCGGATTGTCTCACCGACATGTATCGACAACATCTCCGCGCGGCCAAAAGGCGTGCTGAGCGCTACGCCAACGGTGGATGTCGATGTCTTCCTGGCGGGCAAATCCGCCGAAGATCTGACGATTGA